From the Microplitis mediator isolate UGA2020A chromosome 6, iyMicMedi2.1, whole genome shotgun sequence genome, one window contains:
- the LOC130669353 gene encoding nuclear factor of activated T-cells 5-like isoform X3, which yields MAPDFEKKREPSKVTGYFGQYNYNNNKQSMILLKCPGNPFTDYYHYGHHLENSASARKRNMTDNYHPYNCGNTTGESGNSVVTSSSARSLTNTSRQSSRRFNQQSPAQQSQSQQQQQQQQSQSRSPARIPLASLSSVTAWNNGAAGEEDTKRRKMDIKLESEDANFTFPEVSRNSGAATATGDIKNSTRNTTTSTTSTNTSNGITQSRNSVGRVIGVTRPRSTLSAYGKRPPPVHQGPITLTSQLSNLSRDGKVQLQIICQPEQQHRARYQTEGSRGAVKDRTGNGFPIVRLVGYDKPAILQVFIGTDLGRVAPHMFYQACRVSGKNSTPCIERKVDGTIVIEVDMDPSKDMLVTCDCVGILKERNVDVEHRFPQSAGMLQGRSKKKSTRCRMVFRTSITLPDGTTETLQVCSQPIVCTQPPGIPEICKKSLTSCPCTGGLELFILGKNLLKDTRVLFQLDDEDLSNMEQHWECSVIPDKEFLQQTHLVCVVPPYARQDLRPTETVTVKLYAVSSGKTSEPHTFIYTAASTPAEPSVGKVESISPPLVTTRNESLSTSPTIPIAAVTNNSMISQSSAVSPNFLTNLPQPASQQHSPQSPPDALKNDPSPPPVSSSAQVTPVMMWASQQTGNCQNSQADVMMPPPNLVANSLLNRRSSSNHQLIIPDSLKSEVLDDNSENSMLSENSLQSMPTPNSNGPANTSPMHQFVCENSRDSTSTGLLRSVPSHVTPAQEAVSLLGVVDLMRNQHPLTLITQHQSPFTGIHEQSGVKVLNTHHISKDTNPILPSESTANGTLSSVGVDLRMKHHEYETLSNFTTTPAAQPLPNQSSQSIEKYFNHIESSVPPEKESDPEDSNFVDAMQQHSILDNSRVQDQSSPTDILAPNAATVKLDALVNSAVESHQMDRMVAPLQTVTATPGLLSHVPEDALNNSQSATRTSPPIPVKAMLLEALMPSPVVTATGATTGSAGSVVTESLPDESLMTSINAALLPSIQEPIVTDSGISNATVNVSVQLQSTTEPIQQIQALSQQDVMQQQAQQVEQVVAQAQQQVEQVVAQVQQQAAQTVQQAQQQVVQQVVQHAQVVQQAVQQVEAVRQVQAVPEVQQAVQQATQEVVQQAVQQATHEVVQQVQAVQQAVQQAQAAQAMQQAVQQDIGSMLNQPAGFVAEASSALASGAAQEPSQQRLTNAAEQAITNVITNATQDIINNRPISTTTAHAIIATKNILNSVATQSAQLMNTAMEGILPKSPSNAGTVVDQVSRKSPSNSLPVTQNRSNNSNGMSGSVNTSNGQVSVVRKAEDAGGMLPQELTSMSEHDLLSYINPSCFDQGTFLM from the exons atggcaccagattttgaaaaaaaaagagaaccTTCTAAGGTTACTGGTTATTTTGGAcagtataattataataataacaaacaaagtatgattttattaaaatgccCAGGGAATCCATTTACGGATTATTATCACTatg GTCatcatttagaaaattcaGCAAGTGCCCGAAAGAGAAATATGACAGATAATTATCATCCATACAATTGTG GCAATACCACTGGTGAAAGTGGTAATTCGGTGGTTACGTCGTCAAGTGCAAGAAGTTTAACGAATACTTCACGTCAGTCTTCAAGGCGTTTCAATCAGCAATCACCAGCACAGCAGTCACAGtcacaacagcagcagcagcagcaacaatcGCAGTCTAGATCACCAGCAAGGATTCCATTGGCATCCCTGAGCAGTGTGACG GCTTGGAACAACGGTGCTGCTGGAGAGGAGGACACTAAGCGACGTAAAATGGACATAAAGCTCGAATCAGAAGATGCCAATTTTACGTTCCCCGAAGTATCAAGAAATTCCGGGGCTGCTACGGCTACAggtgacattaaaaattcaacaagaAATACAACAACTTCAACAACATCTACTAATACCTCTAATGGAATTACACAGTCACGTAATTCTGTTGGTCGAGTTATTGGTGTAACGCGACCACGTTCAACATTAAGTGCATACGGTAAACGACCACCACCTGTTCATCAAGGTCCAATTACTCTTACGTCTCAACTCA GTAATTTATCGAGAGATGGCAAGGTCCAATTGCAAATAATATGCCAGCCAGAGCAACAGCATCGTGCTCGATACCAGACAGAAGGCTCACGAGGTGCTGTCAAGGATCGTACTGGCAATGGATTCCCAATTGTACGTCTTGTTGGTTATGATAAACCAGCTATCTTACAAGTTTTTATTGGTACGGATCTCGGACGTGTCGCGCCACACATGTTTTATCAAGCATGCCGGGTGAGCGGAAAAAATTCTACACCCTGTATCGAACGGAAGGTCGACGGGACTATTGTCATTGAGGTTGATATGGATCCGTCCAAAGACATGCTTGTTACTTGTGACTGCGTTGGTATACTAAAGGAACGTAATGTTGATGTTGAgcatcgatttccacaatctGCGGGCATGCTTCAAGGTCGTAGCAAAAAAAAGTCTACTAGGTGCCGAATGGTATTTCGTACGAGTATCACTTTGCCGGATGGAACAACTGAAACTTTACAAGTTTGCTCGCAACCAATTGTTTgca ctcaaccaccgggtataccggaaatatgtaaaaaatctTTGACGTCTTGTCCATGTACAGGCGGACTTGAACTTTTTATTCTCGGTAAAAATCTGCTGAAAGACACACGAGTACTTTTTCAGCTTGACGATGAAGATCTCAGTAATATGGAGCAGCATTGGGAGTGTTCTGTTATTCCTGACAAGGAATTTCTTCAACAAACACATCTCGTATGTGTTGTACCACCTTACGCTCGACAAGATCTCAGGCCTACGGAGACTGTTACTGTAAAACTTTATGCTGTTTCATCTGGTAAAACAAGTGAACcacatacttttatttataccGCGGCTTCAACTCCAGCCGAGCCTTCCGTTGGTAAAGTTGAATCTATATCTCCACCACTTGTTACGACACGAAACGAGTCATTGTCTACGTCACCGACGATACCTATTGCTGCAGTTACTaacaatt caaTGATATCACAGTCTAGTGCAGTATCACCAAATTTCCTAACAAATCTCCCTCAGCCAGCATCTCAACAACATTCACCTCAATCGCCACCAGACGCACTGAAAAATGATCCAAGTCCGCCTCCTGTGTCATCATCAGCCCAAGTAACTCCAGTGATGATGTGGGCATCTCAACAAACCGGAAACTGTCAAAATTCACAAGCAGATGTTATGATGCCACCACCAAATCTCGTTGCCAATTCTCTTCTCAATCGACGATCCTCCTCAAATCATCAGCTTATTATTCCCGATTCTTTAAAATCCGAAGTTCTTGATGACAACAGTGAAAATAGTATGTTAAGTGAAAATAGTCTTCAAAGTATGCCAACGCCAAATTCAAATGGTCCAGCAAATACTAGTCCAATGCATCAATTTGTATGTGAAAATTCACGTGACTCAACATCAACTGGATTACTTAGATCTGTTCCATCACACGTAACACCTGCTCAAGAAGCTGTAAGTTTATTAGGAGTTGTTGATTTAATGCGTAATCAACATCCACTTACACTTATAACACAACACCAGAGTCCATTTACTGGAATTCATGAGCAGTCTGGTGTAAAAGTGCTTAATACACATCATATTAGTAAAGATACAAATCCAATATTACCAAGTGAATCTACGGCCAACGGTACTCTGTCAAGTGTAGGCGTTGATTTACGTATGAAACATCATGAATACGAAACATTGAGTAATTTTACAACAACTCCAGCAGCTCAGCCTCTGCCAAATCAAAGTAGTCAatctattgaaaaatatttcaaccaCATTGAGTCATCTGTACCTCCGGAAAAAGAATCTGATCCTGaagattcaaattttgttgatGCAATGCAACAACATTCTATTCTTGATAATTCTCGTGTTCAAGATCAATCCTCGCCAACTGATATCCTCGCGCCAAATGCAGCAACTGTAAAATTAGATGCACTTGTTAACTCAGCCGTCGAGTCTCATCAAATGGATCGTATGGTAGCTCCACTGCAGACAGTTACTGCAACTCCAGGATTATTGAGTCATGTGCCTGAAGATGCACTGAATAATTCTCAGTCAGCAACACGTACTAGTCCGCCGATTCCAGTAAAAGCTATGCTTCTTGAAGCACTAATGCCTTCTCCTGTGGTTACTGCTACTGGAGCTACCACTGGATCCGCTGGATCAGTCGTCACTGAATCATTACCCGATGAATCTTTAATGACAAGCATAAATGCTGCTTTACTTCCGTCAATTCAAGAACCTATTGTAACAGACTCAGGAATCTCAAATGCAACGGTAAATGTTTCTGTTCAACTTCAAAGCACCACTGAGCCTATTCAACAAATTCAAGCACTCAGCCAACAGGATGTAATGCAACAGCAAGCACAACAAGTTGAACAGGTGGTAGCACAAGCTCAGCAACAAGTAGAGCAAGTTGTTGCTCAGGTACAACAGCAAGCCGCACAGACAGTTCAACAAGCGCAGCAGCAGGTCGTCCAGCAAGTAGTTCAACATGCCCAAGTAGTTCAACAGGCAGTCCAGCAAGTAGAAGCTGTGCGTCAGGTTCAAGCAGTACCAGAAGTACAGCAAGCCGTACAACAAGCAACTCAAGAGGTCGTACAGCAAGCTGTACAACAAGCGACTCATGAAGTTGTTCAGCAAGTCCAAGCAGTTCAGCAGGCGGTTCAACAGGCCCAAGCTGCACAAGCAATGCAGCAAGCTGTTCAACAAGATATTGGATCAATGCTTAATCAACCAGCTGGTTTTGTTGCTGAAGCCAGTTCTGCTTTGGCAAGTGGTGCCGCACAAGAACCAAGCCAACAAAGACTTACAAATGCTGCTGAACAAGCCATCACCAATGTTATTACAAATGCAACTCAGGATATCATCAACAATCGGCCTATTTCTACAACTACAGCTCATGCAATTAttgccactaaaaatattctcaATAGTGTTGCAACTCAAAGTGCTCAGCTTATGAATACAGCAATGGAAGGTATATTACCTAAATCACCTTCTAATGCTGGGACTGTTGTTGATCAAGTATCACGTAAATCACCGTCAAATTCACTTCCAGTAACGCAAAATCGTTCTAACAATTCAAATGGAATGTCTGGTTCTGTAAACACCTCAAATGGTCAAGTATCGGTTGTTAGAAAGGCTGAAGATGCTGGCGGTATGCTACCGCAAGAACTTACTTCTATGTCAGAGCACGATCTCCTCAGCTATATAAATCCAAGCTGCTTCGATCAAGGCACTTTTCTTATGTAG
- the LOC130669353 gene encoding nuclear factor of activated T-cells 5-like isoform X1, with protein MAPDFEKKREPSKVTGYFGQYNYNNNKQSMILLKCPGNPFTDYYHYGHHLENSASARKRNMTDNYHPYNCGNTTGESGNSVVTSSSARSLTNTSRQSSRRFNQQSPAQQSQSQQQQQQQQSQSRSPARIPLASLSSVTVRNSDELVATNLTTQEVCDSSNDSGLGFEERQQHLGKASAWNNGAAGEEDTKRRKMDIKLESEDANFTFPEVSRNSGAATATGDIKNSTRNTTTSTTSTNTSNGITQSRNSVGRVIGVTRPRSTLSAYGKRPPPVHQGPITLTSQLSNLSRDGKVQLQIICQPEQQHRARYQTEGSRGAVKDRTGNGFPIVRLVGYDKPAILQVFIGTDLGRVAPHMFYQACRVSGKNSTPCIERKVDGTIVIEVDMDPSKDMLVTCDCVGILKERNVDVEHRFPQSAGMLQGRSKKKSTRCRMVFRTSITLPDGTTETLQVCSQPIVCTQPPGIPEICKKSLTSCPCTGGLELFILGKNLLKDTRVLFQLDDEDLSNMEQHWECSVIPDKEFLQQTHLVCVVPPYARQDLRPTETVTVKLYAVSSGKTSEPHTFIYTAASTPAEPSVGKVESISPPLVTTRNESLSTSPTIPIAAVTNNSMISQSSAVSPNFLTNLPQPASQQHSPQSPPDALKNDPSPPPVSSSAQVTPVMMWASQQTGNCQNSQADVMMPPPNLVANSLLNRRSSSNHQLIIPDSLKSEVLDDNSENSMLSENSLQSMPTPNSNGPANTSPMHQFVCENSRDSTSTGLLRSVPSHVTPAQEAVSLLGVVDLMRNQHPLTLITQHQSPFTGIHEQSGVKVLNTHHISKDTNPILPSESTANGTLSSVGVDLRMKHHEYETLSNFTTTPAAQPLPNQSSQSIEKYFNHIESSVPPEKESDPEDSNFVDAMQQHSILDNSRVQDQSSPTDILAPNAATVKLDALVNSAVESHQMDRMVAPLQTVTATPGLLSHVPEDALNNSQSATRTSPPIPVKAMLLEALMPSPVVTATGATTGSAGSVVTESLPDESLMTSINAALLPSIQEPIVTDSGISNATVNVSVQLQSTTEPIQQIQALSQQDVMQQQAQQVEQVVAQAQQQVEQVVAQVQQQAAQTVQQAQQQVVQQVVQHAQVVQQAVQQVEAVRQVQAVPEVQQAVQQATQEVVQQAVQQATHEVVQQVQAVQQAVQQAQAAQAMQQAVQQDIGSMLNQPAGFVAEASSALASGAAQEPSQQRLTNAAEQAITNVITNATQDIINNRPISTTTAHAIIATKNILNSVATQSAQLMNTAMEGILPKSPSNAGTVVDQVSRKSPSNSLPVTQNRSNNSNGMSGSVNTSNGQVSVVRKAEDAGGMLPQELTSMSEHDLLSYINPSCFDQGTFLM; from the exons atggcaccagattttgaaaaaaaaagagaaccTTCTAAGGTTACTGGTTATTTTGGAcagtataattataataataacaaacaaagtatgattttattaaaatgccCAGGGAATCCATTTACGGATTATTATCACTatg GTCatcatttagaaaattcaGCAAGTGCCCGAAAGAGAAATATGACAGATAATTATCATCCATACAATTGTG GCAATACCACTGGTGAAAGTGGTAATTCGGTGGTTACGTCGTCAAGTGCAAGAAGTTTAACGAATACTTCACGTCAGTCTTCAAGGCGTTTCAATCAGCAATCACCAGCACAGCAGTCACAGtcacaacagcagcagcagcagcaacaatcGCAGTCTAGATCACCAGCAAGGATTCCATTGGCATCCCTGAGCAGTGTGACGGTCAGAAATTCAGATGAACTTGTGGCAACAAACTTAACAACACAGGAAGTTTGCGACAGTTCGAACGACTCTGGCCTCGGCTTCGAGGAGAGGCAGCAGCATCTCGGCAAAGCCTCG GCTTGGAACAACGGTGCTGCTGGAGAGGAGGACACTAAGCGACGTAAAATGGACATAAAGCTCGAATCAGAAGATGCCAATTTTACGTTCCCCGAAGTATCAAGAAATTCCGGGGCTGCTACGGCTACAggtgacattaaaaattcaacaagaAATACAACAACTTCAACAACATCTACTAATACCTCTAATGGAATTACACAGTCACGTAATTCTGTTGGTCGAGTTATTGGTGTAACGCGACCACGTTCAACATTAAGTGCATACGGTAAACGACCACCACCTGTTCATCAAGGTCCAATTACTCTTACGTCTCAACTCA GTAATTTATCGAGAGATGGCAAGGTCCAATTGCAAATAATATGCCAGCCAGAGCAACAGCATCGTGCTCGATACCAGACAGAAGGCTCACGAGGTGCTGTCAAGGATCGTACTGGCAATGGATTCCCAATTGTACGTCTTGTTGGTTATGATAAACCAGCTATCTTACAAGTTTTTATTGGTACGGATCTCGGACGTGTCGCGCCACACATGTTTTATCAAGCATGCCGGGTGAGCGGAAAAAATTCTACACCCTGTATCGAACGGAAGGTCGACGGGACTATTGTCATTGAGGTTGATATGGATCCGTCCAAAGACATGCTTGTTACTTGTGACTGCGTTGGTATACTAAAGGAACGTAATGTTGATGTTGAgcatcgatttccacaatctGCGGGCATGCTTCAAGGTCGTAGCAAAAAAAAGTCTACTAGGTGCCGAATGGTATTTCGTACGAGTATCACTTTGCCGGATGGAACAACTGAAACTTTACAAGTTTGCTCGCAACCAATTGTTTgca ctcaaccaccgggtataccggaaatatgtaaaaaatctTTGACGTCTTGTCCATGTACAGGCGGACTTGAACTTTTTATTCTCGGTAAAAATCTGCTGAAAGACACACGAGTACTTTTTCAGCTTGACGATGAAGATCTCAGTAATATGGAGCAGCATTGGGAGTGTTCTGTTATTCCTGACAAGGAATTTCTTCAACAAACACATCTCGTATGTGTTGTACCACCTTACGCTCGACAAGATCTCAGGCCTACGGAGACTGTTACTGTAAAACTTTATGCTGTTTCATCTGGTAAAACAAGTGAACcacatacttttatttataccGCGGCTTCAACTCCAGCCGAGCCTTCCGTTGGTAAAGTTGAATCTATATCTCCACCACTTGTTACGACACGAAACGAGTCATTGTCTACGTCACCGACGATACCTATTGCTGCAGTTACTaacaatt caaTGATATCACAGTCTAGTGCAGTATCACCAAATTTCCTAACAAATCTCCCTCAGCCAGCATCTCAACAACATTCACCTCAATCGCCACCAGACGCACTGAAAAATGATCCAAGTCCGCCTCCTGTGTCATCATCAGCCCAAGTAACTCCAGTGATGATGTGGGCATCTCAACAAACCGGAAACTGTCAAAATTCACAAGCAGATGTTATGATGCCACCACCAAATCTCGTTGCCAATTCTCTTCTCAATCGACGATCCTCCTCAAATCATCAGCTTATTATTCCCGATTCTTTAAAATCCGAAGTTCTTGATGACAACAGTGAAAATAGTATGTTAAGTGAAAATAGTCTTCAAAGTATGCCAACGCCAAATTCAAATGGTCCAGCAAATACTAGTCCAATGCATCAATTTGTATGTGAAAATTCACGTGACTCAACATCAACTGGATTACTTAGATCTGTTCCATCACACGTAACACCTGCTCAAGAAGCTGTAAGTTTATTAGGAGTTGTTGATTTAATGCGTAATCAACATCCACTTACACTTATAACACAACACCAGAGTCCATTTACTGGAATTCATGAGCAGTCTGGTGTAAAAGTGCTTAATACACATCATATTAGTAAAGATACAAATCCAATATTACCAAGTGAATCTACGGCCAACGGTACTCTGTCAAGTGTAGGCGTTGATTTACGTATGAAACATCATGAATACGAAACATTGAGTAATTTTACAACAACTCCAGCAGCTCAGCCTCTGCCAAATCAAAGTAGTCAatctattgaaaaatatttcaaccaCATTGAGTCATCTGTACCTCCGGAAAAAGAATCTGATCCTGaagattcaaattttgttgatGCAATGCAACAACATTCTATTCTTGATAATTCTCGTGTTCAAGATCAATCCTCGCCAACTGATATCCTCGCGCCAAATGCAGCAACTGTAAAATTAGATGCACTTGTTAACTCAGCCGTCGAGTCTCATCAAATGGATCGTATGGTAGCTCCACTGCAGACAGTTACTGCAACTCCAGGATTATTGAGTCATGTGCCTGAAGATGCACTGAATAATTCTCAGTCAGCAACACGTACTAGTCCGCCGATTCCAGTAAAAGCTATGCTTCTTGAAGCACTAATGCCTTCTCCTGTGGTTACTGCTACTGGAGCTACCACTGGATCCGCTGGATCAGTCGTCACTGAATCATTACCCGATGAATCTTTAATGACAAGCATAAATGCTGCTTTACTTCCGTCAATTCAAGAACCTATTGTAACAGACTCAGGAATCTCAAATGCAACGGTAAATGTTTCTGTTCAACTTCAAAGCACCACTGAGCCTATTCAACAAATTCAAGCACTCAGCCAACAGGATGTAATGCAACAGCAAGCACAACAAGTTGAACAGGTGGTAGCACAAGCTCAGCAACAAGTAGAGCAAGTTGTTGCTCAGGTACAACAGCAAGCCGCACAGACAGTTCAACAAGCGCAGCAGCAGGTCGTCCAGCAAGTAGTTCAACATGCCCAAGTAGTTCAACAGGCAGTCCAGCAAGTAGAAGCTGTGCGTCAGGTTCAAGCAGTACCAGAAGTACAGCAAGCCGTACAACAAGCAACTCAAGAGGTCGTACAGCAAGCTGTACAACAAGCGACTCATGAAGTTGTTCAGCAAGTCCAAGCAGTTCAGCAGGCGGTTCAACAGGCCCAAGCTGCACAAGCAATGCAGCAAGCTGTTCAACAAGATATTGGATCAATGCTTAATCAACCAGCTGGTTTTGTTGCTGAAGCCAGTTCTGCTTTGGCAAGTGGTGCCGCACAAGAACCAAGCCAACAAAGACTTACAAATGCTGCTGAACAAGCCATCACCAATGTTATTACAAATGCAACTCAGGATATCATCAACAATCGGCCTATTTCTACAACTACAGCTCATGCAATTAttgccactaaaaatattctcaATAGTGTTGCAACTCAAAGTGCTCAGCTTATGAATACAGCAATGGAAGGTATATTACCTAAATCACCTTCTAATGCTGGGACTGTTGTTGATCAAGTATCACGTAAATCACCGTCAAATTCACTTCCAGTAACGCAAAATCGTTCTAACAATTCAAATGGAATGTCTGGTTCTGTAAACACCTCAAATGGTCAAGTATCGGTTGTTAGAAAGGCTGAAGATGCTGGCGGTATGCTACCGCAAGAACTTACTTCTATGTCAGAGCACGATCTCCTCAGCTATATAAATCCAAGCTGCTTCGATCAAGGCACTTTTCTTATGTAG